One part of the Gemmatimonadaceae bacterium genome encodes these proteins:
- a CDS encoding DUF1028 domain-containing protein, with protein MATFSILGYDPETGEVGGAVQSRVFSVGNGVLWAEAGVGVVATQAIVDVSYGPQALTLLRNGLSPKDVVQMVWGDDPDPRPTDWTKFGRQFAVMNAKGDVAAYTGPKASTWAGDRQGRYCSAQGNILAGEAVVTSMVKAFEETKGHLSLRLLAALEAGQGAGGDTRGMQSAAMVIVKKGGGVWLNNDVVLRLQVDDAPEPIKELRRLVEKAAEQRARIRR; from the coding sequence GTGGCGACCTTCTCCATACTCGGCTACGACCCCGAGACTGGAGAGGTTGGCGGCGCCGTGCAGTCGCGCGTCTTCTCGGTGGGGAACGGCGTGCTCTGGGCAGAGGCGGGGGTGGGGGTCGTGGCCACGCAGGCCATCGTCGACGTGAGTTACGGACCGCAGGCACTCACCCTCCTGCGCAACGGCTTGTCCCCCAAGGACGTGGTGCAGATGGTCTGGGGCGACGACCCCGATCCGCGTCCCACCGACTGGACCAAGTTCGGACGCCAGTTCGCCGTGATGAACGCCAAGGGCGATGTCGCCGCCTACACCGGCCCCAAGGCCAGCACCTGGGCCGGCGACCGGCAGGGGCGTTACTGCTCAGCCCAGGGGAACATCCTCGCCGGCGAAGCGGTGGTGACCTCGATGGTGAAGGCCTTCGAGGAGACGAAAGGGCACCTGTCGCTCCGCCTGCTGGCGGCGCTCGAGGCGGGACAAGGGGCGGGCGGCGACACGCGCGGAATGCAGTCGGCGGCGATGGTGATCGTGAAGAAGGGGGGCGGCGTGTGGCTCAACAACGACGTCGTGCTGCGGTTGCAGGTGGACGATGCACCGGAACCGATCAAGGAGTTGCGTCGCCTGGTGGAGAAGGCGGCCGAGCAGCGGGCTCGCATTCGTCGTTAG
- a CDS encoding NAD(P)H-hydrate dehydratase — MTPRVVTSDQAVARDSAAIAAGIPSIQLMRRAGHGAAHLILGRLDTARGRRALVCCGPGNNGGDGWIVAAALARAGVSVHVDQALEPRTADAVTARDEAVGTVSLGVPTEAVDVVVDALLGTGAQGPLRGAIADSVARIAEARAHGAFVVALDLPTGLDATTGELARGCVPADLTITFGTVKRAQVLSRSACGEIVALDIGLGAHADLPDGAPALVDAAWVARHTPAIAAEAHKGTRRRLLIVGGDRGMAGAVALAARGALRSGIGMVRLCVHPDSLAPLQSAVPEATATDWPLAAPDAGLVAWPNVLLIGPGLGSGDETRARVEAWLDAWTGPVVVDADALNAFAGNESALGDLLDARPAIVTPHPLEFARLIGVDVDSVLSERFEVGARLARALHATVLLKGVPSVITAPNGESLVSAAGTPVLGTAGSGDILAGIAATLLAQGGDPFAAAACAAWIHGRAAEIANTGRPVRGVVLDDVVRALGIAWRPIPAESADILARLPRVGDA, encoded by the coding sequence ATGACCCCCCGCGTCGTGACCTCCGATCAAGCCGTCGCTCGCGACTCGGCCGCGATCGCAGCGGGGATCCCATCCATCCAATTGATGCGACGTGCCGGCCACGGTGCGGCGCACCTCATCCTCGGGCGGCTCGATACCGCCCGCGGGAGGCGCGCGCTTGTCTGCTGTGGTCCGGGGAACAACGGGGGCGACGGATGGATCGTCGCCGCCGCGCTGGCGCGCGCCGGCGTGAGCGTACACGTCGACCAGGCGCTGGAGCCGCGCACCGCCGATGCCGTGACGGCGCGCGATGAAGCCGTCGGCACGGTGTCGTTAGGGGTGCCGACGGAAGCGGTCGATGTCGTCGTCGATGCGCTCCTGGGAACGGGCGCGCAAGGTCCGTTGCGCGGCGCCATTGCCGACTCCGTCGCGCGCATCGCCGAGGCGCGCGCGCACGGTGCGTTCGTCGTCGCCCTCGACCTCCCCACGGGGCTCGACGCCACCACCGGCGAGCTGGCGCGTGGCTGTGTGCCGGCAGACCTCACCATCACCTTTGGTACGGTCAAACGCGCGCAGGTGCTGTCGCGCAGCGCCTGCGGCGAGATCGTTGCGCTCGACATCGGGCTCGGCGCGCACGCCGACCTCCCCGATGGCGCCCCCGCGTTGGTGGACGCGGCATGGGTGGCGCGGCACACGCCGGCCATCGCCGCCGAGGCGCACAAGGGGACACGCCGTCGCCTCCTAATCGTGGGAGGAGACCGGGGGATGGCGGGGGCGGTGGCGCTGGCGGCGCGCGGGGCGCTGCGTTCCGGCATCGGAATGGTGCGACTCTGCGTCCATCCCGACAGCCTGGCCCCGCTCCAGTCGGCGGTCCCCGAGGCCACGGCGACCGATTGGCCGCTGGCAGCTCCAGATGCCGGGCTCGTCGCGTGGCCCAACGTCCTCCTCATCGGCCCGGGGCTTGGAAGTGGCGACGAGACCCGCGCCCGCGTGGAGGCGTGGCTCGACGCGTGGACCGGGCCGGTCGTGGTCGATGCCGACGCGCTGAATGCCTTTGCCGGCAACGAGTCCGCGCTGGGCGACCTGCTCGACGCGCGGCCGGCAATCGTGACCCCACATCCGCTGGAGTTCGCCCGCCTGATCGGTGTGGACGTCGACAGCGTCCTTTCGGAACGTTTCGAGGTGGGGGCTCGCCTGGCGCGGGCGCTCCACGCCACGGTGCTGCTCAAGGGGGTGCCGAGCGTGATCACCGCACCTAACGGCGAATCGCTGGTGAGCGCGGCGGGGACGCCGGTCCTTGGTACGGCGGGGAGCGGCGACATTCTGGCGGGCATCGCGGCCACGCTCCTCGCGCAGGGGGGCGACCCCTTTGCCGCGGCGGCGTGCGCGGCGTGGATTCATGGGCGCGCCGCCGAGATCGCGAACACCGGGCGTCCGGTGCGGGGCGTGGTGCTCGACGACGTCGTCCGCGCCTTGGGTATCGCCTGGCGTCCCATTCCCGCCGAGAGCGCCGACATCCTTGCCCGCCTCCCGCGGGTCGGCGACGCCTGA
- the thiL gene encoding thiamine-phosphate kinase — MPHISLASGREFDLVRAMLARWGELASGVGDDAAVLDIPPGERLVVSTDSSVDGVHFRREWLTPAEIGYRATAAALSDLAAMAATPRGLVVALTLPESWLTTVEALADGIGEAARLSGTPIVGGDIARASELSITVTVMGSTALPTHRNAVRPGDCLYVTGVLGGPATALRALERGEVPEPQARERFARPRARVQEGIWLAQHGVRAMIDISDGLASELRHLAVASAVELRVDVDRVPVMRGCTLPDALRGGEEYELLLASPHPIDANEFARTFALPLSEIARARASETPAVVGVRGATGERVDLSAGYDHFST, encoded by the coding sequence GTGCCGCACATCTCCCTCGCCTCGGGGCGCGAGTTCGACCTTGTCCGTGCCATGCTGGCTCGCTGGGGGGAGTTAGCCAGCGGCGTGGGCGACGATGCCGCGGTGCTCGACATTCCGCCGGGCGAACGTCTCGTGGTCAGCACCGACAGCTCGGTGGATGGCGTGCACTTCCGGCGCGAGTGGCTCACGCCGGCCGAGATCGGCTATCGCGCAACCGCCGCGGCGCTCAGCGACCTCGCGGCGATGGCGGCCACCCCGCGGGGGCTCGTGGTCGCGCTCACCCTTCCGGAGTCGTGGCTCACGACGGTGGAGGCGCTCGCCGACGGGATTGGCGAGGCGGCGCGCCTGAGCGGAACGCCGATCGTTGGGGGCGACATTGCGCGCGCGTCGGAGCTGTCGATCACGGTGACCGTCATGGGGTCCACGGCGCTCCCGACGCACCGCAACGCGGTGCGCCCCGGCGACTGCTTGTACGTGACGGGCGTGCTGGGAGGGCCGGCCACCGCGCTGCGCGCGCTCGAGCGTGGGGAAGTGCCCGAGCCGCAGGCGCGCGAGCGATTCGCCCGCCCGCGAGCGCGCGTGCAGGAGGGGATCTGGCTGGCGCAGCATGGTGTGCGGGCTATGATCGACATTTCCGACGGCCTTGCATCGGAGCTGCGTCACCTCGCGGTGGCGAGTGCGGTGGAACTCCGCGTCGACGTGGACCGTGTCCCCGTGATGCGCGGTTGCACGTTGCCCGATGCGCTGCGCGGGGGCGAGGAGTACGAGCTCCTGCTGGCGTCGCCGCATCCTATCGATGCGAACGAGTTCGCGCGCACCTTTGCCCTTCCGCTGAGCGAGATCGCGCGTGCGCGCGCGAGCGAGACTCCGGCGGTGGTGGGAGTGCGGGGCGCGACGGGGGAGCGCGTTGACCTCAGTGCGGGGTACGATCACTTTTCGACGTGA
- a CDS encoding type II secretion system protein, which yields MRTRRRGFSIPELLVVLTILGIVVRMGFPRYTELRRQAEARAIIGDVQAVRVAAYNYNTEHQDWPSEASRGSVPAELQPLLPQGFSFQRDRWTMDWEVWPGAGSGSPSAMRAGTAPLIALSVETPDTLLTSALRQAARLGVPYLVSGSETTFLLAGFGGSY from the coding sequence ATGCGCACTCGACGTCGCGGCTTCTCGATTCCCGAACTCCTCGTGGTTCTGACGATCCTCGGGATCGTCGTCCGCATGGGCTTCCCACGATACACCGAGCTTCGGCGCCAGGCCGAGGCACGAGCCATCATTGGCGACGTGCAGGCAGTGCGCGTGGCCGCCTACAACTACAACACCGAACATCAGGACTGGCCGTCGGAGGCGTCGCGCGGGAGCGTTCCCGCGGAGTTGCAGCCGCTCCTTCCCCAGGGCTTCAGCTTCCAGCGCGACCGCTGGACGATGGACTGGGAGGTCTGGCCCGGCGCCGGCAGCGGCTCGCCGTCGGCGATGCGTGCGGGGACCGCTCCGCTCATCGCACTCTCCGTCGAGACCCCCGACACCTTGCTCACGAGCGCGCTGCGTCAGGCGGCACGACTCGGCGTCCCGTACCTCGTCTCGGGGTCGGAGACCACCTTCCTGCTCGCCGGCTTCGGCGGTAGCTATTGA
- the idi gene encoding isopentenyl-diphosphate Delta-isomerase — translation MQAPRVIPPGEGVPPVIVVDASDRPLRLAEKLSVHQTGTLHRAVSVFAFDASGAMLVQRRAAGKYHSGGLWSNSACTHPRDGESPAMAARRCLREEMGVECVSLEPAFAFIYRAQVAPTLVEHEYDHVFVARVVEEPSPNADEVSAWRRLTLDEARAELAADDSRFSAWFPLALERLAGLEVTARASQPLAPGEQPGS, via the coding sequence ATGCAAGCTCCCCGTGTCATCCCGCCTGGCGAAGGGGTTCCCCCGGTCATCGTCGTCGACGCCAGCGATCGGCCATTGCGCCTCGCCGAGAAGCTCTCGGTGCACCAGACCGGGACGCTGCATCGTGCGGTCTCGGTCTTTGCCTTCGACGCGTCGGGCGCGATGCTGGTCCAGCGACGGGCGGCGGGGAAGTATCACTCGGGCGGGTTGTGGTCCAACAGCGCGTGCACCCATCCGCGCGACGGCGAGTCGCCGGCAATGGCGGCGCGCCGGTGCCTGCGTGAGGAGATGGGGGTGGAGTGCGTGTCGCTGGAGCCTGCGTTCGCCTTCATCTATCGCGCGCAGGTCGCGCCCACGCTGGTCGAGCACGAGTACGACCATGTCTTCGTGGCGCGCGTGGTGGAGGAGCCTTCGCCCAATGCGGACGAGGTCTCCGCGTGGCGTCGCCTGACGCTGGATGAAGCTCGCGCCGAGCTGGCCGCCGACGATTCGCGCTTCTCCGCGTGGTTCCCACTGGCGCTGGAGCGACTGGCGGGGCTGGAGGTGACGGCGCGCGCCTCCCAGCCGTTGGCGCCGGGGGAACAACCAGGTTCGTGA
- a CDS encoding OsmC family protein: MTPDHAVPPADTTASSAANGSADEGTFAVTLTLERGYRFAVDPELPGAEHFHIDESPPLGEGSAPNPSRVLASAMASCLASSLAFCLRKARIELKGLRVVARGTLVRNERKRLRVGSLHVELFPEVAESDVERMQRCLEIFEDFCVVTESVRGGIPVVVGVETHTS; this comes from the coding sequence ATGACTCCTGACCACGCCGTACCGCCCGCCGACACCACCGCGTCCAGCGCTGCCAACGGAAGCGCCGACGAGGGGACGTTCGCCGTCACCCTCACGCTCGAGCGCGGCTATCGCTTCGCCGTCGATCCCGAGCTTCCGGGGGCCGAGCACTTCCACATCGACGAGTCACCCCCGTTGGGCGAGGGCAGCGCCCCCAATCCGTCGCGCGTGCTTGCCTCGGCCATGGCCTCATGCCTCGCGTCGTCGTTGGCGTTCTGCCTGCGCAAGGCGCGCATCGAGCTCAAGGGGCTCCGTGTCGTGGCGCGCGGCACGCTGGTGCGCAACGAGCGCAAGCGACTGCGGGTGGGGAGCCTGCACGTCGAGCTCTTCCCGGAAGTCGCCGAGAGTGACGTGGAGCGCATGCAGCGCTGTCTCGAGATCTTCGAGGACTTCTGCGTCGTCACGGAGAGCGTGCGAGGCGGAATCCCGGTTGTCGTCGGTGTGGAGACGCACACGAGCTGA
- a CDS encoding MarR family transcriptional regulator, with translation MASNRRRERAQGRSSAARVADRLHSSAIHLLRRLRTEDRRTGLSGPRASALSVVVFGGPLTLGELAAAEQVKPPTMTRLITALEERGLVTRESDASDARLVLVRATGEGIRLLQEGRARRIARLQVALEGLDDARLATLDEATAILGELLPQV, from the coding sequence ATGGCAAGCAACCGCCGGCGCGAGCGGGCGCAGGGGCGAAGCTCAGCGGCGCGGGTCGCGGACCGGCTCCATTCGTCGGCGATTCATCTGCTTCGGCGCCTGCGGACTGAGGACCGGCGCACGGGGCTGAGCGGACCACGCGCGTCGGCGCTGTCGGTCGTGGTCTTTGGCGGTCCGCTGACGCTGGGCGAGTTGGCGGCCGCCGAACAAGTCAAGCCGCCCACGATGACGCGCCTGATCACGGCGCTGGAAGAGCGCGGCCTGGTCACGCGCGAGAGCGACGCGAGCGATGCGCGTCTCGTGCTCGTGCGTGCGACTGGCGAGGGGATTCGACTGCTGCAGGAGGGGCGCGCGCGTCGGATCGCCCGCCTGCAGGTGGCACTCGAGGGGCTGGACGACGCGCGCCTCGCCACGCTGGACGAGGCGACCGCCATCCTGGGCGAGTTGCTCCCGCAGGTGTGA
- the eno gene encoding phosphopyruvate hydratase — protein MSTILDIHAREILDSRGNPTIEVDVTLQSGAAGRAAVPSGASTGEHEALELRDGTAGRYLGKGVQTAVKNVIETIGPALRGMDPTEQVEIDRAMIDLDGTPNKGKLGANAILGVSMAVARAAAVESGLPLYRYLGGPLARTMPVPLMNILNGGAHSTNTVDFQEYMIVPVGAETFADALRMGAEVFHSLKKVLVKRKLSTGVGDEGGFAPDLKSDEDALRIVIEAIEAAGYAPGKEIALALDCAASELFEKKGKKYTFKKSGAGTRDAKGMVELYAKWLEEYPIVSIEDGLAEDDWDGWAQLTATLGDRCQLVGDDLFVTNTERLAKGIENGIGNSILIKVNQIGTLTETLEAIEMARAAGYLSIISHRSGETEDTFIADLAVGTGAGQIKTGSASRTDRVAKYNQLLRIEEMLGDIAEYPGGAIYGL, from the coding sequence ATGTCCACCATCCTCGACATCCACGCCCGCGAGATCCTCGACAGCCGCGGCAATCCCACCATCGAAGTCGACGTGACGCTGCAGAGCGGCGCCGCCGGCCGCGCCGCCGTTCCGTCGGGGGCGTCGACGGGGGAGCATGAGGCGCTGGAGCTGCGCGACGGCACCGCCGGGCGCTACCTCGGAAAGGGGGTGCAGACGGCGGTGAAGAACGTCATCGAGACGATTGGTCCGGCGCTGCGCGGGATGGATCCCACGGAGCAGGTCGAGATCGACCGCGCGATGATCGACCTGGACGGTACCCCCAACAAGGGAAAGCTGGGGGCGAACGCGATCCTTGGCGTGTCGATGGCGGTGGCGCGCGCCGCGGCCGTGGAGAGCGGGCTCCCGCTCTATCGCTACCTTGGCGGCCCGCTGGCGCGCACCATGCCGGTCCCGCTCATGAACATCCTCAACGGCGGCGCGCACTCCACCAACACGGTCGACTTCCAGGAGTACATGATCGTCCCCGTGGGTGCGGAGACCTTCGCCGATGCACTTCGGATGGGCGCCGAGGTCTTCCACTCGCTCAAGAAGGTGTTGGTGAAGCGCAAGCTCAGCACCGGCGTGGGCGACGAAGGCGGCTTTGCCCCCGACCTCAAGAGCGACGAGGATGCGCTGCGGATCGTGATCGAGGCGATCGAGGCGGCGGGCTACGCGCCCGGCAAGGAGATCGCGCTCGCGCTCGACTGCGCCGCCTCCGAGCTGTTCGAGAAGAAGGGGAAGAAGTACACGTTCAAGAAGAGCGGCGCCGGGACGCGCGATGCCAAGGGGATGGTCGAACTCTACGCCAAGTGGCTCGAGGAGTACCCGATCGTCTCCATCGAGGACGGCCTGGCCGAGGACGACTGGGACGGGTGGGCGCAGCTCACGGCCACGTTAGGCGATCGCTGCCAGCTCGTGGGCGACGACCTCTTCGTGACCAACACCGAGCGCCTGGCCAAGGGGATCGAGAACGGCATCGGCAACTCGATCCTCATCAAGGTCAACCAGATCGGGACGCTGACCGAGACGCTGGAGGCGATCGAGATGGCGCGCGCCGCCGGCTACCTCTCCATCATCTCGCATCGTTCCGGCGAGACCGAGGACACCTTCATCGCCGATCTTGCGGTGGGCACCGGCGCGGGGCAGATCAAGACCGGGAGTGCATCGCGCACCGATCGCGTCGCGAAGTACAACCAACTGCTGCGCATCGAGGAGATGCTGGGCGACATCGCCGAGTATCCCGGCGGCGCGATCTACGGGCTGTGA
- a CDS encoding 1-acyl-sn-glycerol-3-phosphate acyltransferase, which translates to MTTPIFGGLAVLGALLGRPDVHGSVFDWAPRLWARSILWAAGVRLHLHNPERVAPRSARMYVANHVSWFDVFALLSIVPRNKWVAKAELLKIPIFGPAARRVGTIFIERQNRKAAFAQYDAAAAIIRSGASVIVAAEGTRADTYALRAFKKGPFVLAIAAGVPIVPTVVHGTLAVHPRGSWRVTSGDVHVHFLEEILTEGYSYDRRNELAKLVWDRMAEALRTLYGIESAPETERDPAGIAD; encoded by the coding sequence GTGACCACACCCATATTCGGGGGGCTCGCCGTTCTCGGAGCATTGCTGGGCCGCCCCGATGTGCACGGATCGGTGTTCGACTGGGCCCCGCGCCTGTGGGCCCGTTCCATCCTGTGGGCGGCGGGCGTTCGTCTGCACCTGCACAACCCGGAGCGCGTCGCGCCACGCTCGGCGCGGATGTATGTGGCCAACCACGTCTCCTGGTTCGATGTCTTCGCGCTGCTGAGCATCGTTCCGCGAAACAAGTGGGTGGCCAAGGCGGAGCTGCTCAAGATCCCGATCTTTGGTCCCGCGGCCCGGCGCGTGGGGACCATCTTCATCGAGCGGCAGAACCGGAAGGCCGCGTTCGCCCAGTACGATGCCGCCGCGGCGATCATTCGTAGTGGGGCGTCGGTGATCGTCGCCGCGGAAGGGACGCGCGCCGACACGTATGCGCTCCGAGCGTTCAAGAAGGGGCCATTCGTCCTCGCCATTGCGGCCGGTGTCCCGATTGTCCCGACCGTGGTGCACGGGACGCTGGCCGTGCATCCGCGCGGGTCGTGGCGCGTCACGAGCGGTGACGTGCACGTGCACTTTCTCGAGGAGATCCTCACCGAGGGCTACTCGTACGACCGCCGCAATGAACTCGCCAAGTTGGTGTGGGACCGCATGGCCGAGGCGCTGCGCACGTTGTACGGCATCGAGAGCGCTCCCGAAACCGAACGCGACCCCGCCGGAATCGCCGACTAG
- a CDS encoding VOC family protein, translated as MSTPSTAITRLGQVAIPATELARAVAFYRDVLGLRLLFEAPPKLAFFDCGGVRLMISEPEGGEAFHPGAILYYVVDDLEGAHETLVERGVQFLHGPQLVARMPDHELWMAFLRDSEGNTVGLMSEVRP; from the coding sequence ATGAGCACCCCCTCGACCGCCATCACCCGGCTCGGCCAGGTTGCCATTCCCGCCACCGAGCTCGCGCGCGCCGTTGCCTTCTATCGCGACGTGCTCGGCCTTCGACTCCTCTTCGAGGCGCCGCCCAAGCTGGCATTCTTCGACTGCGGGGGCGTGCGCCTCATGATCTCCGAACCGGAGGGCGGTGAGGCGTTCCATCCAGGGGCGATCCTGTATTACGTCGTCGACGACCTCGAGGGGGCCCACGAGACACTCGTCGAGCGCGGGGTGCAGTTCCTTCACGGTCCGCAACTCGTGGCGCGCATGCCGGACCACGAGCTGTGGATGGCGTTCCTCCGCGATTCCGAAGGCAACACGGTCGGACTGATGAGCGAAGTACGCCCGTGA